One Microbacterium trichothecenolyticum DNA window includes the following coding sequences:
- a CDS encoding DUF2795 domain-containing protein translates to MADTPTPIELQKYLGGVDYPATKDDLVRVARRNGAPDDLVSALENAERDSFDGPTAVSSAVAGD, encoded by the coding sequence ATGGCCGACACCCCCACGCCCATCGAATTGCAGAAATACCTGGGCGGGGTCGACTATCCCGCCACGAAGGACGACCTCGTGCGCGTCGCCCGTCGAAACGGCGCACCCGACGACCTGGTCTCGGCACTCGAGAACGCCGAGCGCGATTCGTTCGACGGACCCACCGCCGTCAGCAGCGCCGTCGCGGGCGACTGA